Proteins from a genomic interval of Arachis hypogaea cultivar Tifrunner chromosome 10, arahy.Tifrunner.gnm2.J5K5, whole genome shotgun sequence:
- the LOC112716286 gene encoding uncharacterized protein gives MAFLSRAGNILRQVTSRKISSDLCEIPSVFPSVRCMSNAPSTKLFIGGVSYSTDEQSLREVFGKYGDVVDARIIVDRDSGRSRGFGFITYSSVEEASSAIQALDGQDLHGRRVKVNFASERPRGFQGGGFGGSFDNAPYGAGAGSGYQGGYGNSPYGASSGGGGSYGGAYGGDSYGSSGNTYSSESSRGYGGGNDIGTYGNAAASGGGYGGYVPASGFDRSNNYNTSAGFPNSDNYANATGGGGNSFPSSQYNGSAMAGYGSGGVGSGSSFASGYGATGHGSTNECNNDQGTAVDDFGGSMD, from the exons ATGGCTTTCCTCAGTAGAGCTGGAAATATACTAAGGCAAGTGACAAGTAGGAAGATCAGTTCGGATTTATGTGAAATCCCGTCTGTTTTCCCGTCTGTACGGTGCATGTCAAATGCTCCAAGTACAAAGCTGTTTATAGGAG GTGTTTCGTATTCCACTGATGAGCAAAGTTTGAGGGAGGTTTTTGGGAAATATGGTGATGTTGTTGATG CAAGGATAATTGTGGACCGTGATTCTGGCAGATCCAGAGGATTTGGGTTTATTACTTACAGTTCGGTTGAGGAGGCGTCAAGTGCCATTCAGGCCTTAGATGGGCAG GATCTACATGGTCGCCGAGTTAAGGTAAATTTTGCAAGCGAAAGACCTCGTGGATTTCAAGGTGGTGGTTTCGGTGGCTCTTTTGACAATGCTCCCTATGGTGCTGGAGCTGGTTCTGGATACCAAGGTGGTTATGGTAACTCTCCATATGGTGCAAGTTCAGGTGGTGGTGGCAGCTATGGTGGTGCATATGGTGGAGACAGCTATGGATCAAGTGGAAACACTTACAGCAGTGAGAGTAGCCGAGGTTATGGTGGAGGAAACGATATTGGTACTTATGGTAATGCTGCTGCTAGCGGTGGAGGCTATGGTGGCTATGTCCCGGCTTCTGGATTTGACAGGAGCAATAATTACAACACTTCTGCTGGATTTCCTAACAGTGATAACTATGCCAACGCTACTGGTGGTGGTGGAAACAGTTTCCCCAGTAGTCAATACAATGGAAGTGCCATGGCCGGGTATGGCAGTGGTGGTGTGGGTTCTGGCAGCAGTTTTGCCAGTGGATATGGAGCAACGGGACATGGTAGCACTAATGAATGCAATAACGATCAAGGAACTGCTGTGGATGATTTTGGAGGCTCCATGGACTAA
- the LOC112716285 gene encoding uncharacterized protein — translation MDFWFVAAAAGAGYLAKYWNSISKNGNDLCRLLSEDSYLKNPESQSCTFPFAKLARRDRFGKDVFMDRRATDVNSLDQFFTTEVASDRGLDGEKLTCDRNLLSISNLHVLFSPNGHFKDVEDGNEETLNFGENHGFLLPDSSAEGVGVPNAFRNKTSLRAKLLSGKITRPLNSIESCFMAQLYKEHEEMEKYVVCSPSSPHRYTRPFLVSDGSRIISRGNDISFSPSIGSKEYKLHEEACQVKDENVYGVPSLQEVGSLDDAKKIKFNSAGERNQRLSSSNNAFREKYIHTQHDAIFLFSLGVSFGILTSVMANKREMEELRELVNQTDNLIQDLQEELEMKDSMTVKELHNENYGLRDTFDHSCYRKELTGLSPGKRNSPRMECGESCAQMEEDGLESMSKIEAELEAELERLGLEMNASSLESKMSELVELDPNFVADLAQGELRADLFKEKEIVHAKSDDDAGDITPLPGEYAVSPHELTLRLHEVAESRLEERVKELEIALENSQRTVRFMELEHEGSSKRAQSSSNGGNMLTYEVCDPMVQPLILNLSGEALDAYNEAYEELINIGDCEENSPIDIHHNDHEEGSPSHDLLASGFQHCDANDSGNCSAVDDGKLAILEEQSSSIYDLDVTEDESCSFDELETQLIRQIVERTKKGSSVFEDAQKTLYCMDEDEY, via the exons ATGGACTTTTGGTTTGTTGCGGCTGCTGCTGGAGCTGGCTATCTAGCTAAATATTGGAATAGCATATCAAAGAATGGTAATGATTTGTGTCGATTGTTGTCAGAGGATTCATATCTTAAGAATCCTGAGTCCCAAAGCTGTACTTTTCCTTTTGCCAAATTAGCTCGAAGAGATAGATTTGGCAAAGATGTTTTTATGGATAGAAGGGCCACAGATGTGAACTCGTTGGATCAGTTTTTTACAACGGAAGTAGCTTCTGACAGAGGGCTTGATGGTGAAAAACTAACCTGTGATCGGAATTTGCTATCGATATCCAACTTACATGTTTTGTTTTCACCAAATGGTCACTTTAAGGATGTTGAAGATGGAAATGAAGAAACCTTAAATTTTGGCGAAAATCATGGTTTCTTGCTTCCTGATTCTTCTGCTGAAGGGGTGGGCGTCCCTAATGCTTTCAGAAATAAAACCTCACTTAGGGCAAAACTTTTATCTGGGAAAATTACTAGACCTTTGAATTCCATAGAGAGTTGTTTCATGGCTCAGCTATACAAAGAACACGAAGAAATGGAAAAGTATGTTGTATGTTCTCCTTCATCACCACATAGATACACACGGCCGTTTCTTGTAAGTGATGGAAGCCGAATAATTAGCAGAGGGAATGATATTTCTTTCAGTCCATCAATTGGAAGCAAGGAATACAAGCTGcatgaagaagcttgccaagtAAAAGATGAAAATGTTTATGGGGTCCCCTCCTTACAAGAAGTTGGATCTTTGGATGATGCCAAGAAGATAAAATTTAATTCAGCCGGTGAGCGAAATCAAAGATTGAGCTCTTCCAACAATGCATTCAGGGAAAAATACATCCATACACAACATG ATGCAATATTTCTCTTCAGTCTTGGGGTTTCTTTTGGGATCCTAACCTCTGTCATGGCAAATAAACGAGAAATGGAAGAGTTAAGAGAATTGGTGAATCAGACAGATAACTTGATTCAAGACCTACAAGAAGAACTTGAGATGAAAGATTCAATGACCGTGAAGGAGTTGCATAATGAAAATTACGGTTTGCGAGATACTTTTGATCATTCGTGCTACAGAAAGGAGCTGACTGGATTATCCCCTGGAAAGCGTAACTCTCCAAGAATGGAGTGTGGAGAATCATGTGCTCAGATGGAAGAAGATGGTTTAGAATCCATGAGCAAAATTGAAGCTGAGCTCGAAGCTGAACTTGAGAGGTTGGGGCTGGAAATGAATGCATCTAGTCTAGAAAGTAAAATGTCTGAACTTGTTGAG CTTGACCCCAATTTTGTAGCAGATTTGGCTCAAGGTGAGTTGCGAGCTGACTTGTTCAAGGAGAAAGAAATTGTCCACGCAAAGTCAGACGATGATGCCGGTGATATTACACCTCTTCCTGGGGAATATGCAGTTTCACCTCATGAACTGACTCTGCGCTTACACGAAGTTGCAGAATCTCGGCTTGAGGAACGAGTTAAGGAGCTCGAGATAGCCCTCGAAAATAGCCAGAGGACAGTGCGGTTTATGGAATTAGAGCATGAGGGTTCTTCAAAAAGAGCACAGTCATCCTCTAATGGTGGAAACATGCTAACTTATGAAGTCTGTGACCCTATGGTCCAGCCCCTAATTCTCAATTTATCAGGTGAAGCTCTGGATGCTTACAATGAAGCGTATGAGGAACTGATAAATATAGGTGACTGTGAAGAAAATTCACCAATAGACATCCATCATAATGACCACGAAGAAGGTTCGCCTTCACATGATTTACTCGCATCAGGGTTTCAACACTGTGATGCAAATGATTCTGGAAATTGTTCTGCCGTTGACGATGGCAAGCTTGCAATACTGGAAGAACAAAGCTCTAGTATTTATGACTTAGATGTCACTGAAGATGAAAGTTGTAGTTTTGATGAGTTGGAAACACAATTGATAAGGCAAATAGTTGAAAGGACCAAGAAAGGTTCTTCTGTTTTTGAAGATGCACAAAAGACATTGTACTGTATGGATGAAGATGAATATTGA